In Torulaspora globosa chromosome 1, complete sequence, a genomic segment contains:
- the TUM1 gene encoding thiosulfate sulfurtransferase (ancestral locus Anc_8.691), producing the protein MALYKLISPKAFAELLQKETARRVIPVDSTWYLPAWNRDSKKEFLEAERIPNAVYFDIDAIKDTKSPYPHMAPDLPTFNNAMSQLGLRRDDILVVYDTIGNFSAPRCAWTLTMFGHEPVYLLNNYPIYKQAGYPLETTRKESFTPYSQTEYNSATNLCPENTVGYDEILELVKRNELSKKYNVFDARSLARFEGRAPEPRPGLPSGHIPGTQPLPYTEVLDPETKAYPSDPADMEAKLHAAFKRLNDTFDSTKPTIAMCGTGVSGCIIKKALELAGVKNVKLYDGSWTEWALRSTDPQWLAKGRD; encoded by the coding sequence ATGGCCCTATATAAGCTCATCTCACCAAAGGCATTCGCTGAACTGTTGCAAAAGGAGACAGCACGCAGAGTGATCCCTGTTGATTCGACCTGGTACCTTCCTGCGTGGAACAGAGATAGCAAGAAGGAGTTTCTAGAGGCAGAACGTATCCCAAACGCTGTCTATTTCGATATCGATGCAATCAAGGATACAAAGTCCCCTTATCCTCATATGGCCCCTGACCTGCCCACTTTCAACAATGCAATGAGTCAATTGGGTCTCAGAAGAGACGATATATTGGTCGTGTACGATACCATTGGCAACTTCAGTGCCCCAAGGTGCGCTTGGACTCTAACGATGTTTGGCCATGAACCTGTATACCTGTTGAACAACTATCCAATTTACAAGCAAGCAGGATATCCACTCGAAACCACTCGAAAGGAATCGTTTACCCCCTACAGCCAGACCGAGTACAACTCAGCCACCAACCTCTGCCCTGAGAATACAGTGGGATATGACGAGATACTGGAGCTTGTCAAGAGAAATGAACTATCGAAGAAGTACAACGTATTTGACGCCAGATCTCTGGCACGCTTCGAGGGTCGTGCTCCGGAGCCCAGGCCAGGCTTGCCCTCTGGCCACATTCCAGGTACCCAGCCTCTTCCATACACCGAAGTTCTGGACCCTGAAACCAAGGCATATCCTTCGGACCCTGCTGACATGGAAGCAAAGCTTCATGCAGCATTCAAAAGGTTGAATGACACCTTCGACTCTACGAAGCCTACAATTGCCATGTGCGGAACCGGCGTGTCCGGATGCATTATCAAGAAAGCGCTTGAACTCGCTGGTGTCAAGAACGTTAAGCTTTATGACGGGTCCTGGACCGAATGGGCTCTAAGATCCACCGATCCGCAGTGGTTAGCGAAAGGCAGAGATTAG
- the ATG29 gene encoding Atg29p (ancestral locus Anc_8.693) translates to MDNHNTVVYVKVNGKRPPGFVDPQPFEWNSEKEKQLWAIISKLDDYQDQIDWKELAKNLDAPDYFLKKRSYKLFAMHLKLLEQQIERKMMAASENDGSRQTSVRQFDATAGMHTLTESSIRNQEGLKDKMADEPRDTTLKTLQQLHTSKILSSSKNPVAEGRDAQKGVGNNNASDSETSSNLSVSKSALEEALMDRLQL, encoded by the coding sequence ATGGATAATCATAATACTGTGGTATATGTGAAAGTGAATGGAAAGAGACCTCCAGGTTTCGTGGACCCGCAGCCTTTTGAATGGAATTCggagaaagagaaacaGCTTTGGGCCATCATATCTAAGTTGGACGACTATCAGGACCAGATTGACTGGAAGGAACTTGCCAAGAACCTTGATGCTCCTGACTATTTTCTTAAAAAGCGAAGCTACAAGCTGTTTGCTATGCatttgaagctgctggaacAGCAGATTGAGCGGAAGATGATGGCAGCCAGTGAAAACGATGGCAGTAGACAGACTAGCGTTAGGCAGTTTGACGCAACGGCAGGTATGCATACTTTGACTGAGAGTAGCATCAGAAACCAAGAAGGACTGAAAGACAAAATGGCTGATGAGCCGAGAGACACCACTTTGAAGACTCTACAACAGTTACATACTTCAAAGATCCTCAGCAGCTCCAAAAACCCCGTGGCAGAGGGTAGAGACGCTCAGAAGGGTGTTGGCAACAACAACGCCTCGGATAGTGAAACCTCTTCCAATCTGAGTGTGAGTAAATCGGCATTAGAGGAGGCGCTAATGGATCGTCTGCAACTCTAA
- the MLH3 gene encoding mismatch repair protein MLH3 (ancestral locus Anc_8.688) — MPNIHRLDAKVLKVLRSQVSTVSLASAVTDLVQNSIDAEATEIKVLIDVTRASFMVCDNGKGICPADLDKLGLHNVTSKISSLRDLTTLKTYGFRGEAIFCIASVSHVTVASKVADCNSGRIRTLPHSSRLFTERAKARCSSLTLEPFGMEEHGTKIVVEDLLYNTPVRRKIIESDPAYKTHVAIKERLFQLLVLHPEIQLQVDYVSDSEGRNTLFASNNVSARLTPHQKLSKVFLNTFGTIVPLESLRRVSAMYKKFKLNGIISKNAVRTRDFLLIYINGREYHNVSILKMIDKLFQRTVFENSNFNKTDAKSVGKSYANHAVVILDIRCPHNVDDLLQDRSKKLLLVSNADVLHPLILKVINSFLSHEGFAHSSLQDLAGSETPKLPEGNRVGIKAALSSQIRVAKVDSREIRGRIDGGSRSVRGSKKHLLSETLNKAVKRKLTQFPLASVSRSGSPLKLLEPDDCGSGLSFNANYECSISRSNLKGAEVINQIGKKFILLKMWPEKGSCNPNIVVADQHASDERIKLETYLKDFINEVLNGTIQTQSISDCVIEVSHTELELFRYFKEEFFSWGICYHFNHSSESAFIFITSLPSILNQKFNGDKDYLKGVLQQMVQDMKSLKKLPIRNCKIHDNANRNDHHEWTKYYGCIPQVFHEIFKSKACRSAIMFGDMLSRTECSFLIKKLAECWIPFQCAHGRPSIVPLAQLGSLENEDKSIIAFQRSFCLDYDIE; from the coding sequence ATGCCAAATATTCACAGACTGGATGCCAAGGTTTTGAAAGTATTAAGATCCCAGGTTTCTACAGTTTCGCTGGCCTCCGCGGTCACAGACCTAGTCCAAAACTCGATTGATGCGGAAGCAACAGAGATCAAAGTACTTATTGACGTTACTAGAGCGAGTTTTATGGTATGTGACAATGGAAAGGGAATATGTCCGGCTGATTTGGACAAGCTAGGTCTGCATAATGTTACCTCGAAAATCAGTAGCCTTCGAGACCTGACAACCTTGAAGACTTATGGCTTCCGGGGTGAAGCAATATTCTGCATCGCAAGCGTTTCTCATGTCACAGTGGCATCGAAAGTGGCAGATTGTAATTCCGGAAGGATAAGGACGTTACCGCACTCGTCGAGGTTGTTTACTGAAAGGGCAAAGGCAAGATGCTCCTCCCTGACACTTGAACCTTTTGGTATGGAAGAGCATGGAACTAAGATAGTGGTTGAAGATTTGCTTTACAATACCCCTGTAAGGAGAAAGATCATAGAGAGCGACCCCGCGTATAAGACTCATGTGGCTATAAAAGAACGCCTTTTCCAACTACTGGTGCTTCATCCCGAGATTCAACTCCAAGTTGATTACGTTAGCGATTCTGAGGGTAGAAATACTCTTTTTGCATCCAACAACGTATCAGCTCGATTAACTCCCCATCAAAAACTTTCTAAGGTGTTTCTCAATACATTTGGCACAATAGTCCCGCTCGAATCACTGCGACGGGTCTCAGCTATGTACAAGAAATTTAAGCTGAATGGGATTATATCAAAAAATGCGGTTAGGACAAGAGATTTCCTGTTAATTTATATTAATGGCCGAGAGTATCACAATGTGTCAATATTAAAAATGATCGACAAGCTATTTCAGAGGACTGTTTTTGAGAATAGCAATTTCAACAAAACAGATGCGAAAAGTGTAGGAAAGTCGTACGCCAATCATGCTGTGGTTATCTTGGATATTAGATGTCCTCACAATGTTGATGATCTACTGCAGGATCGCAGCAAAAAACTATTGCTGGTCTCAAATGCCGATGTGCTACATCCCCTCATTCTAAAAGTCATAAATTCTTTTCTATCGCATGAAGGGTTTGCCCACTCcagtcttcaagatctAGCTGGTTCTGAGACTCCGAAACTGCCGGAAGGTAACCGTGTAGGGATAAAGGCCGCCTTAAGCTCGCAGATCAGGGTGGCCAAAGTAGATAGTCGCGAAATTCGTGGAAGAATAGACGGAGGTAGTCGCTCAGTGAGAGGTAGTAAAAAGCACCTCCTCAGTGAGACATTGAACAAGGCTGTTAAAAGAAAGCTTACTCAATTTCCATTAGCTTCTGTAAGTCGATCGGGTTCGCCGCTAAAACTACTTGAGCCAGATGATTGTGGTTCCGGCCTCTCTTTCAATGCAAATTATGAATGTAGCATATCTCGCTCCAACTTGAAAGGCGCCGAAGTTATCAATCAGATAGGCAAAAAGTTCATATTGCTCAAAATGTGGCCTGAGAAAGGCAGTTGCAATCCCAATATCGTAGTTGCAGACCAGCATGCATCCGATGAAAGAATTAAACTCGAAACATATCTGAAAGATTTTATCAATGAAGTTCTAAACGGAACAATCCAGACTCAATCTATTAGCGATTGCGTTATTGAAGTTTCCCATACAGAACTTGAGCTTTTTAGatatttcaaagaagagtTTTTTTCGTGGGGAATCTGCTATCATTTCAATCACAGCTCTGAAAGTGCGTTTATATTCATAACCTCACTTCCGTCTATTTTGAACCAAAAGTTCAATGGCGACAAGGACTATCTGAAAGGTGTTTTGCAGCAAATGGTGCAGGATATGAAAAGCTTAAAAAAACTACCAATTCGGAATTGCAAAATTCATGATAATGCAAATAGAAATGACCATCATGAATGGACAAAGTATTATGGCTGTATTCCTCAGGTATTTCACGAGATTTTTAAAAGTAAGGCGTGCAGATCAGCAATAATGTTTGGCGATatgctttcaagaactgAATGCTCTTTTCTGATCAAAAAACTTGCCGAGTGCTGGATACCGTTTCAATGCGCTCATGGCAGGCCGTCTATTGTACCATTGGCTCAGCTAGGGTCTTTGGAAAACGAAGATAAGTCGATAATTGCTTTCCAAAGAAGCTTCTGTCTGGATTACGATATCGAGTGA
- the SVS1 gene encoding Svs1p, producing the protein MKFNAIASVFALFASVVFAAYSNHTFVPTTVTLSPTHSVETETSTLTYKDDTTTFYLTSTYYTTYWYTPATTSSVEVIVTDIPTTFERSGESYTSTYTSTITSTLEITETATSSATAEDNNRGESNNKGKHRGESCVPITQYVTVGTVTVTPEPVTQYVTVTAGASNHKWSNSTQNA; encoded by the coding sequence ATGAAATTCAACGCCATTGCATCCGTGTTTGCCCTGTTCGCTTCCGTTGTGTTTGCCGCTTACTCCAACCACACCTTTGTCCCCACCACAGTCACTTTATCTCCAACCCACTCGGTGGAAACCGAGACTTCTACTTTGACCTATAAGGATGATACTACCACTTTCTACCTCACTTCTACCTACTACACTACTTACTGGTACACTCCAGCCACCACCTCCTCCGTCGAGGTCATCGTGACTGACATCCCAACCACTTTCGAAAGAAGTGGCGAGTCGTACACCTCCACTTACACCTCAACAATTACTTCCACTCTAGAGATAACCGAAACTGCCACCTCTAGTGCTACTGCTGAGGATAACAACAGAGGAGAGTCTAACAACAAAGGAAAGCACAGAGGAGAGTCCTGTGTGCCAATTACCCAATATGTCACTGTTGGCACCGTTACCGTCACCCCTGAGCCAGTAACTCAATATGTGACCGTCACTGCCGGTGCTTCTAACCACAAGTGGTCCAACAGCACTCAGAATGCCTAA
- the CLP1 gene encoding cleavage polyadenylation factor subunit CLP1 (ancestral locus Anc_8.690) gives MESLPGINDLNQPSAGAGGDDEFHRLSIKQGSEWNIEVSPETKLTIKVISGIAEIFGTELAIGKEYNFRNYKFGVYAVEDVELEWRCPELTGETLSISPNSTAKSVYNLHFALEKMRSSSFDGPRVMIVGETSSGRTALSRTLCSYGIKFKSYQPMYVNLDPQQAIFSPPGCLTATPISDILDVQCSTWGQSMTSGATPLHSKQPVVKNFGLERLSENKRLYLDVVEQLATSVNGRLMNDSLVRRSGLVIDIPAISDLDEDYNDLEYFTKQFKVNVVVLVGISDSQKVDAIAKKLGSLVGSRMVNLPRISGSVKPEDAFKRSLQRGAIREYFYGTPDTVLSPYAVGVGFEDVTVYRPKNVFEDTQDAQEAATHLLPVAVNPSNLQHALVAISYADRKATPEVIQKAPILGFGLITEVNDKRNKLRILLPVPGALPNKSMILTSYRYLE, from the coding sequence ATGGAGAGTTTACCTGGGATCAATGATCTGAATCAGCCTTCGGCTGGCGCTGGAGGAGATGATGAGTTCCATAGGCTGTCAATTAAGCAAGGTTCTGAATGGAATATAGAGGTTTCGCCGGAGACGAAGTTAACTATTAAAGTGATTTCCGGAATAGCTGAGATTTTTGGTACTGAATTGGCCATTGGCAAGGAATACAACTTCCGAAACTACAAATTTGGTGTTTATGCGGTAGAAGACGTCGAGTTGGAATGGAGATGTCCAGAATTAACCGGCGAAACATTATCAATATCGCCCAACTCTACAGCGAAATCTGTCTATAATCTGCATTTTGCAttggagaagatgagaagCTCAAGCTTTGATGGACCTAGGGTTATGATAGTTGGAGAAACAAGTTCGGGCAGAACAGCTCTTTCTAGGACGCTCTGTTCTTATGGAATAAAGTTCAAGTCGTACCAGCCAATGTACGTGAATCTTGACCCACAGCAGGCTATCTTCTCTCCTCCTGGTTGTCTGACTGCTACCCCCATATCGGATATTCTAGACGTCCAATGCAGCACTTGGGGTCAGAGTATGACTAGTGGTGCAACCCCATTGCACAGTAAACAGCCtgtggtgaaaaatttcggATTGGAAAGGTTATCAGAAAACAAGCGACTGTATCTCGACGTGGTCGAGCAGTTGGCCACCAGCGTTAATGGGAGATTGATGAATGACTCTCTCGTGCGGAGGTCCGGATTAGTGATAGATATACCGGCAATATCGGACCTAGATGAGGATTATAATGATCTCGAGTATTTCACAAAACAGTTCAAGGTCAACGTTGTAGTGCTTGTCGGAATATCTGACAGCCAAAAGGTAGACGCaattgccaagaaacttGGATCCTTAGTCGGCAGTCGTATGGTGAATCTTCCAAGGATATCTGGCTCTGTTAAACCTGAAGACGCTTTCAAGAGATCACTGCAACGAGGTGCCATACGAGAGTATTTCTATGGAACGCCAGATACGGTATTGAGTCCTTACGCCGTTGGTGTgggatttgaagatgttACCGTCTATAGACCAAAAAACGTCTTTGAAGACACTCAAGATGCCCAGGAGGCTGCAACTCATCTTTTGCCTGTAGCAGTGAACCCAAGCAATCTGCAGCACGCGCTTGTGGCCATCTCCTATGCAGATAGAAAGGCAACGCCCGAGGTGATACAGAAAGCACCTATTTTAGGCTTTGGGCTCATCACTGAAGTCAACGACAAGAGAAACAAGCTGCGAATTCTGCTGCCGGTACCTGGTGCACTTCCCAACAAATCCATGATTTTGACCTCGTATCGATACCTGGAGTAG
- the SET6 gene encoding Set6p (ancestral locus Anc_8.692), which produces MASVCEVGGISPFFQVRQTEFGGRGCFSIVQLKKGAVVLEANDSVGACIAHEFRKEVCHSCFSYRNGANMKFKLKYADIAHLLKPGVKISEKAFNGAGLWFCSESCKLEYLTQPHIVELIECYDVLLRTLKIMQKKTADQKQEPDPQVMSAEIIDRAWLEINNSWIPKVERTKPTKRLNELPFIAEEEYNCARFVARTLFSLKHLDPLSKTMTTFWTLQSNELSKISRFPVLLNFQIAVFKSLYVLLPEIIRKDLSTELFRHIMGSEYGNSFGIWEEQKVPENREFLGYSVFPRASYFNHSCDPNITKSRVGRTMLFTLNRDVPKDEPLCIDYSSLLDQPVVQRRQLLRENWFFDCLCGRCILELQTIH; this is translated from the coding sequence ATGGCCTCCGTTTGCGAAGTAGGTGGCATCTCACCTTTTTTCCAAGTTCGTCAAACCGAGTTTGGTGGTAGAGGATGCTTTAGCATTGTCCAGTTGAAAAAGGGAGCAGTTGTGCTGGAGGCTAATGATAGCGTAGGAGCGTGTATCGCACATGAATTTCGAAAGGAAGTCTGCCACAGTTGCTTCTCATACCGAAATGGCGCCAACATGAAGTTTAAACTAAAGTATGCTGACATAGCTCATCTTTTAAAGCCGGGGGTGAAAATCAGCGAAAAGGCATTTAACGGTGCTGGCCTTTGGTTTTGCTCGGAGTCCTGCAAACTGGAGTACTTGACTCAACCTCACATTGTCGAGCTGATAGAATGCTATGATGTTTTGCTTCGCACACTGAAGATAATGCAAAAGAAGACGGCCGACCAAAAGCAGGAACCTGACCCGCAGGTAATGTCAGCCGAGATCATCGACCGTGCTTGGCTTGAGATCAACAACTCGTGGATACCGAAAGTGGAAAGGACAAAGCCAACTAAAAGGTTAAATGAGCTTCCGTTCATTGCAGAGGAGGAGTACAATTGCGCAAGGTTCGTCGCCAGAACATTGTTCAGTCTGAAACATCTGGATCCATTGTCAAAAACGATGACTACTTTCTGGACCCTTCAGTCGAATGAACTAAGTAAAATCTCTAGGTTTCCGGTGCTCTTGAACTTCCAAATCgcagttttcaaaagccTGTATGTGTTGCTGCCGGAAATCATTCGTAAAGATCTGTCCACAGAACTGTTCAGACACATAATGGGCTCCGAGTACGGTAATTCGTTCGGCATATGGGAGGAGCAAAAGGTGCCAGAAAACAGAGAGTTCCTCGGGTACTCGGTATTTCCTAGAGCTTCGTATTTCAACCACTCCTGCGACCCTAACATCACAAAGTCTCGCGTTGGCAGGACTATGCTTTTCACGTTGAACAGAGATGTACCGAAGGATGAACCGCTCTGTATCGATTATTCCAGTCTCCTGGACCAGCCAGTGGTGCAACGCCGTCAACTTCTGCGGGAGAACTGGTTTTTCGACTGCCTATGCGGAAGGTGCATATTAGAGTTGCAGACGATCCATTAG
- the APC5 gene encoding anaphase promoting complex subunit 5 (ancestral locus Anc_8.689) — protein MNIQSKLKITTSLSPYDVSVLILIYLYCCNQARIPAKIFTRLITPTIPPAEAIPILEKDFHGAVRQKPLLPVLESLVSYLFDSDERQLATELVSFIGSIKSLDVVTQLLRTLEHSCLGKNYRFIGSKQGESKLRRLTKTSFLGAYVVKCVTNYQVSEFEERRALWQSMGRYFSDFKSTGSWRQLEKHIKQISFQFMTGSERYEEDDSMITFFESFCQTSKVQDRDVVMIGYSHLQSLLNWAIIDMSENKSELEPSINNILSMLSLNEITHFPAIHVIRYLEAIKNNFYQTALDALHNYFDYMLTRSDNKCFHVSLLCLGTFHSQSHNCAAAVKAFEEATKVARENKDSETLNLIMIWVVDFIEKNPEYSGHFQVTVDQIVRYLKTCNDDESCLVFEHAYKFESLLLMMDNSSSVKILEAAFKYLVIVLQRIEVGSNLDSAFKHWAGVWEHLGYNRIGEVYRAFIRPESSSINTEIRDAFKALDNNDLDDVLRTLSKSNSPNLEYDQRKQISLLGIRYLIALEDYPEAMRKVYQNISEARGSIVDSRWIISFELEKCRIMLARGVAARCLGLLMELINASFLSENPLRFSECLILLCEILLDMDKRTECLYLLRSNLSVALQFPELEYRVSSILSAI, from the coding sequence ATGAATATCCAGTCTAAGTTGAAAATAACCACTTCCCTGTCGCCATATGATGTGTCGGTACTGATACTGATATACCTTTACTGCTGCAATCAGGCTCGCATACCAGCCAAGATATTCACTAGGTTAATTACACCTACAATTCCACCAGCTGAGGCTATCCCCATCCTGGAGAAAGATTTTCATGGAGCTGTACGTCAGAAACCGCTTCTTCCTGTATTAGAGTCACTGGTATCCTATCTATTTGACAGTGACGAGAGGCAACTTGCAACGGAGCTGGTTTCATTCATTGGATCCATCAAAAGCTTAGACGTTGTCACTCAATTGCTCAGGACGTTAGAACACAGCTGCCTTGGTAAGAACTACAGGTTCATCGGCAGTAAGCAGGGCGAAAGCAAGCTCAGAAGATTAACGAAGACTAGCTTCCTGGGTGCGTATGTGGTAAAGTGCGTGACAAACTATCAAGTTAGTGAGTTTGAGGAGAGGAGAGCTCTATGGCAGAGCATGGGAAGATATTTTAGTGACTTCAAGAGTACAGGTTCCTGGAGGCAGCTGGAAAAACACATAAAACAGATATCTTTTCAGTTTATGACAGGATCCGAGCGTtatgaggaagacgatAGTATGATCACAttttttgaatctttttGCCAAACTTCCAAGGTCCAAGATCGTGACGTTGTAATGATCGGTTATTCGCATTTACAGTCCTTGTTGAACTGGGCGATAATTGATATGTCAGAAAACAAGTCAGAATTAGAGCCGAGTATCAATAACATATTGAGTATGCTTTCATTGAATGAAATAACTCATTTTCCTGCTATTCATGTTATTCGATATTTGGAAGCTATCAAGAATAATTTTTATCAGACCGCCTTGGACGCTTTACACAACTATTTTGACTACATGCTGACCCGCAGCGATAACAAATGTTTTCACGTCTCGCTATTATGCTTAGGGACTTTCCACTCCCAGTCCCATAATTGCGCTGCGGCTGTGAAGGCTTTCGAAGAGGCTACGAAAGTTGCCCGCGAGAATAAAGACAGCGAAACTCTGAATCTTATTATGATTTGGGTAGTCGACTTCATTGAAAAAAACCCCGAATACTCGGGCCACTTTCAGGTCACAGTCGATCAGATCGTCAGATATCTTAAGACTTGCAATGACGATGAAAGCTGTTTGGTGTTCGAACATGCATATAAATTCGAGTCTTTGCTTTTGATGATGGATAATAGCAGTTCAGTTAAAATATTAGAGGCTGCCTTTAAATATCTCGTGATCGTGCTTCAGCGAATCGAGGTAGGATCGAATTTAGACAGTGCATTCAAACATTGGGCCGGGGTATGGGAACACTTGGGTTATAATCGTATCGGTGAAGTATACAGGGCCTTCATTCGTCCTGAAAGCTCCTCAATAAACACCGAGATAAGGGATGCTTTCAAGGCTCTCGATAACAATGACCTCGATGATGTACTTCGCACGTTGTCAAAATCAAACTCTCCAAATCTGGAATATGACCAGCGCAAGCAAATAAGTTTACTGGGCATAAGGTATCTGATAGCCCTGGAGGACTATCCGGAGGCAATGAGAAAAGTTTACCAAAATATCAGTGAAGCTCGAGGCAGTATTGTCGACTCCAGGTGGATAATTTCTTTCGAGCTCGAGAAATGCCGGATAATGCTGGCACGCGGGGTTGCAGCACGTTGTTTGGGACTTTTGATGGAGTTAATTAATGCTTCATTTCTCTCCGAAAATCCTCTGCGGTTCTCAGAATGTCTAATTTTGCTTTGCGAAATTCTCCTTGACATGGACAAACGCACAGAATGCCTATATTTACTGCGTTCGAATTTGTCGGTAGCTCTGCAGTTTCCGGAGCTTGAGTACAGAGTTTCGAGCATTTTAAGTGcaatttga